From Mustela erminea isolate mMusErm1 chromosome 1, mMusErm1.Pri, whole genome shotgun sequence, a single genomic window includes:
- the GHSR gene encoding growth hormone secretagogue receptor type 1, producing MWNATPSEEPGYNLTLPDLSWDAPADNDSLTDELLPLFPAPLLAGVTATCVALFVVGIAGNLLTMLVVSRFRELRTTTNLYLSSMAFSDLLIFLCMPLDLVRLWQYRPWNFGDLLCKLFQFVSESCTYATVLTITALSVERYFAICFPLRAKVVVTKGRVKLVILIIWAVAFCSAGPIFVLVGVEHENGTDPRDTNECRATEFAVRSGLLTVMVWVSSVFFFLPVFCLTVLYSLIGRKLWRRKRGEAAVGASLRDQNHKQTVKMLAVVVFAFILCWLPFHVGRYLFSKSFEPGSLEIAQISQYCNLVSFVLFYLSAAINPILYNIMSKKYRVAVFKLLGFEPFSQRKLSTLKDESSRAWTESSINT from the exons ATGTGGAACGCGACGCCGAGCGAGGAGCCCGGGTACAACCTCACGCTGCCGGACCTGAGCTGGGACGCTCCCGCCGACAACGACTCCCTGACCGACGAGCTCCTGCCGCTCTTCCCCGCGCCACTGCTGGCCGGCGTCACCGCCACCTGCGTGGCACTCTTTGTGGTGGGCATCGCGGGCAACCTGCTCACCATGCTGGTGGTGTCGCGCTTCCGCGAGCTGCGCACCACCACCAACCTCTACCTGTCCAGCATGGCCTTCTCCGACCTACTTATCTTCCTCTGCATGCCCCTCGACCTAGTCCGCCTGTGGCAGTACCGGCCCTGGAACTTCGGTGACCTGCTCTGCAAACTCTTCCAGTTCGTCAGCGAGAGCTGCACCTACGCCACGGTGCTCACCATCACCGCGCTGAGCGTCGAGCGCTACTTCGCCATCTGCTTCCCGCTGCGGGCCAAGGTGGTAGTCACCAAGGGCCGGGTGAAGCTGGTCATCCTGATCATCTGGGCCGTGGCCTTCTGCAGCGCCGGGCCCATCTTCGTGCTGGTCGGGGTGGAGCACGAGAACGGCACCGACCCTCGAGACACTAACGAGTGTCGCGCCACAGAGTTCGCGGTGCGCTCGGGACTGCTCACCGTCATGGTGTGGGTATCCAGCGTCTTCTTCTTCCTGCCCGTCTTCTGCCTCACTGTGCTCTACAGCCTCATCGGCAGGAAGCTGTGGCGAAGAAAGCGGGGCGAGGCGGCGGTGGGCGCCTCGCTAAGGGACCAGAACCACAAGCAAACCGTGAAAATGCTGG CTGTCGTGGTGTTTGCTTTCATCCTCTGCTGGCTGCCCTTCCATGTAGGGCGATATTTATTTTCCAAGTCCTTCGAGCCTGGCTCCTTGGAGATTGCGCAGATCAGCCAATACTGCAATCTGGTATCCTTTGTCCTCTTCTACCTCAGCGCTGCCATCAATCCCATTCTGTACAACATCATGTCCAAGAAGTACCGGGTGGCAGTGTTCAAGCTTCTGGGATTTGAACCCTTCTCCCAGAGGAAGCTCTCCACTCTGAAGGATGAAAGCTCTCGGGCCTGGACAGAATCTAGTATTAATACATGA